In one window of Clarias gariepinus isolate MV-2021 ecotype Netherlands chromosome 10, CGAR_prim_01v2, whole genome shotgun sequence DNA:
- the fgfbp2a gene encoding fibroblast growth factor binding protein 2a: protein MKILSCALVLSCCIWAAVAHNQAGEDAAGAGRSKSVWEDPIQFVTKTKDRCSMILSGHGDLTRLRISCVGQEATYWCEYEGKPDICRNYNTNPRHFFTQIMWELRKLTNACQGPQNLKPTMCKKASDESQLVFTTSSSATVEQKPQTTAGEQDEPKLEQAKPKPPTSAPRSDQAKPEKKPNNAKQKPAKQKTAKPQPTRPSAAGTAKPKAEQVKAEPVKPVASKQGTKTPATIKKVLAPKAATQAFKATTTTPAPTRSAETLAQQYCWHGMRDFCTKVFGWFTK, encoded by the coding sequence ATGAAGATCCTGAGCTGTGCACTCGTCTTGTCCTGCTGCATTTGGGCAGCAGTTGCCCACAACCAGGCTGGAGAAGATGCTGCTGGAGCTGGAAGGAGTAAAAGCGTCTGGGAAGACCCTATCCAGTTTGTTACAAAAACCAAGGACCGATGCTCTATGATCTTGAGCGGACATGGGGATCTGACCAGGCTGCGAATCTCTTGTGTGGGCCAGGAAGCGACCTACTGGTGTGAGTATGAGGGCAAGCCAGACATTTGTCGCAACTACAACACCAATCCTCGGCACTTCTTTACACAGATCATGTGGGAGCTGCGCAAGTTGACCAACGCCTGTCAGGGCCCACAGAACCTCAAGCCTACCATGTGTAAGAAAGCATCGGATGAATCCCAATTGGTCTTCACCACGAGTAGCTCGGCCACTGTGGAACAAAAACCACAAACCACAGCTGGCGAGCAAGACGAACCCAAACTGGAGCAAGCCAAACCTAAACCACCTACAAGTGCACCACGTTCTGATCAGGCCAAGCCAGAAAAGAAACCAAACAACGCAAAACAAAAGCCAGCAAAACAAAAGACTGCCAAACCTCAACCAACGAGACCTTCAGCTGCCGGAACTGCAAAGCCCAAGGCAGAACAAGTCAAAGCAGAGCCTGTGAAACCTGTGGCATCCAAACAAGGGACCAAAACACCAGCAACGATCAAGAAAGTTTTGGCACCAAAGGCAGCTACACAAGCATTCAAGGCAACTACAACCACTCCAGCACCCACGAGGTCAGCCGAGACCCTGGCACAGCAGTACTGCTGGCACGGCATGAGGGACTTCTGCACCAAAGTCTTTGGCTGGTTCACAAAATAG